A genomic segment from Bradyrhizobium sp. ISRA430 encodes:
- a CDS encoding DUF6505 family protein, whose product MKLLRTIALDASDTFVFDVPAVPGEWAVSGGFRFCDHDPAKLSGKGRAAFRAGFLGVQSWGWSTLAQIVPATGHDVEALIELLARQLVDLFGAPDLAIARAAAEEEVAFAQSLCTHPIGSLIAVHRSVSGGEVREAFRRLQLREGQGHGKAFSFMEVEDDVEADSGLNFANMGQEPRHR is encoded by the coding sequence GTGAAACTTCTGCGCACCATCGCGCTCGATGCCTCCGACACTTTCGTGTTCGACGTGCCGGCGGTACCGGGCGAATGGGCCGTCTCCGGCGGCTTCCGCTTCTGCGATCATGATCCGGCGAAGCTGAGCGGAAAGGGCCGCGCCGCCTTCCGCGCCGGCTTTCTCGGCGTGCAATCCTGGGGCTGGTCGACGCTGGCGCAGATTGTTCCGGCGACGGGGCACGATGTTGAGGCGCTGATCGAGCTTCTTGCCAGGCAACTCGTCGATCTTTTCGGCGCACCAGATTTGGCAATTGCGAGGGCCGCTGCGGAAGAGGAAGTCGCCTTCGCGCAGTCGCTCTGCACGCATCCGATCGGCTCGCTGATTGCCGTCCACCGCTCGGTAAGCGGAGGCGAAGTCCGCGAGGCCTTCCGCAGGCTGCAACTCCGCGAAGGGCAGGGGCATGGCAAGGCATTCTCGTTCATGGAAGTCGAGGACGATGTCGAAGCCGATAGCGGCCTCAATTTCGCGAACATGGGCCAGGAGCCGCGCCACCGATGA
- a CDS encoding biotin/lipoate--protein ligase family protein: MPPPFTLVRLRESGDAFAHACRIAPESGAGTLVYVGRFELAEFAVVLEPAEPLTTARRALYACMVALTDALRAYAPPTKEIAIGWPDAVRIDGGLVGGGRMGWPACADEDEPPGWLVFGAMIRTVAMSDGDPGVYPLASALDQEGFGEAGAVQVTESFARHLMRAFHTWQVDGFDGIGREFLSRVPRERRMQRCIDDRGDLLTRRTGSDTTERAVLVEALAVPSWLDPALGGPRL; encoded by the coding sequence TTGCCGCCACCCTTTACGCTGGTCCGGTTACGGGAGAGCGGGGACGCGTTTGCTCATGCATGCCGCATTGCACCCGAAAGCGGTGCCGGCACTCTGGTCTATGTCGGGCGCTTCGAGCTTGCCGAGTTCGCCGTGGTGCTGGAGCCGGCCGAGCCGCTGACGACCGCGCGCCGCGCTCTCTACGCCTGCATGGTTGCCCTAACTGACGCTCTGCGCGCCTATGCGCCGCCGACCAAGGAGATTGCGATCGGCTGGCCAGACGCAGTCAGGATCGACGGCGGGCTGGTCGGCGGGGGGCGGATGGGTTGGCCCGCGTGTGCGGACGAAGATGAGCCGCCCGGGTGGCTGGTCTTCGGAGCCATGATCCGAACCGTGGCGATGAGCGACGGCGATCCCGGTGTTTATCCCCTTGCTTCCGCCCTCGATCAGGAGGGATTTGGTGAAGCAGGAGCGGTGCAGGTGACTGAGAGTTTTGCGCGTCACCTGATGCGGGCGTTTCACACATGGCAGGTCGATGGATTTGACGGCATCGGGCGCGAATTTCTCAGCCGCGTCCCACGCGAGCGGCGAATGCAGCGGTGCATCGACGATCGCGGCGATCTGCTCACCCGCCGCACCGGCAGTGACACGACCGAACGAGCGGTCCTTGTTGAGGCGCTAGCCGTGCCATCCTGGCTTGATCCAGCGCTTGGAGGGCCAAGGCTGTGA
- a CDS encoding 4Fe-4S binding protein, with product MGLDVAAIKRGCGNSDISCFRHLCGVELDHFREVAKANGPLTVACTYQQSLFAEEAGERSAPVAFVNIRETAGWSSEGAQAGPKMAALLAASAVQAPDYPLVTLASDGVVLIYGRDEAAIEAGRLLSDHLDVTVMLTEPGEITPPGATPFPVVKGTIRTASGHLGAFELTIDDYARPRPSSRDHYVFENPRSGATSHCDIVLDLSGARPLFPAHDLRDGYLRADPKDPSAMLRVVLSARDLVGRFDKPKYIEFTPDLCAHARSNLIGCHRCLDLCPTSAITPAGNHVAINAEICAGCGHCAAACPTGAASYTLPPADAQLQTIRAMLLAYHQAGGSNPILLLHEGQHGAPLIDALARHGDGLPARVIPLAVNEVTQVGLEAIIGAFAYGASALRILLRAKPRHDVTGLMQTIGMAEAILAGLGFDERRVTTIDTDDPDALLGQLKDIGQLAAVKTPATFKTVGKRRDLLRFALGELHRLAPKPVDVIALPHGAPIGAVSVDTGGCTLCLSCVSACPTGALRDDPDRPVLKFVEDACVQCGLCQSTCPEKVITLKPQIDFRAGRAPAIVIKEEEPAFCIRCGTAFGVKSTIDRIAAKLEGRHWMYPAGDKRLDAIRMCADCRVTVMSEQQFDPFEGVPERAPPRTAEDYVPRSESKT from the coding sequence ATGGGGCTTGATGTTGCCGCGATCAAGCGCGGATGCGGCAACAGCGACATCAGTTGCTTTCGTCACCTGTGCGGGGTCGAGCTCGACCACTTTCGCGAAGTTGCAAAGGCAAACGGCCCTCTGACCGTTGCCTGCACGTATCAGCAATCATTGTTTGCGGAGGAAGCGGGTGAGCGCTCCGCGCCAGTCGCTTTTGTGAACATTCGCGAGACGGCCGGCTGGTCGTCCGAAGGCGCGCAAGCCGGCCCCAAAATGGCGGCGTTGCTCGCTGCGAGCGCGGTGCAGGCGCCCGATTATCCATTGGTTACGCTTGCTAGCGATGGGGTCGTCCTGATCTACGGCCGAGACGAGGCGGCGATTGAAGCCGGGCGGCTGCTTTCAGATCACCTCGATGTGACAGTGATGCTGACCGAGCCGGGCGAAATCACTCCGCCTGGGGCAACTCCCTTCCCGGTCGTCAAGGGAACAATCCGTACCGCCAGCGGACATTTGGGCGCTTTCGAGCTCACGATCGACGACTACGCCCGCCCGCGTCCCTCCTCGCGCGACCATTACGTTTTCGAAAATCCGCGCAGCGGCGCCACCTCGCACTGCGACATCGTCCTCGACCTGTCGGGAGCGAGACCGCTATTTCCGGCGCATGATCTGCGCGATGGTTATCTGCGGGCCGATCCCAAGGACCCGAGCGCCATGCTGCGCGTCGTCCTGAGCGCCCGAGATCTCGTCGGACGCTTCGACAAGCCCAAATATATCGAATTCACGCCCGACCTTTGCGCTCATGCGCGCTCGAACTTGATCGGCTGCCATCGCTGTCTCGATCTATGTCCAACGAGCGCGATCACACCGGCCGGCAATCATGTTGCCATCAACGCCGAAATTTGCGCCGGTTGCGGCCACTGTGCCGCGGCTTGTCCCACGGGAGCGGCATCGTACACGTTGCCGCCCGCGGACGCGCAACTCCAGACCATCCGCGCCATGCTGCTCGCCTACCACCAGGCGGGCGGATCGAATCCCATCCTGTTGCTGCACGAGGGACAGCATGGCGCGCCCCTCATCGACGCCCTCGCCCGTCACGGAGACGGGCTGCCTGCCCGGGTCATCCCTCTGGCCGTCAACGAGGTGACACAGGTTGGGCTTGAGGCCATCATCGGGGCCTTTGCCTACGGCGCATCCGCGCTGCGGATTCTACTCCGCGCCAAGCCGCGGCATGACGTGACCGGCCTCATGCAAACCATTGGCATGGCGGAGGCCATCCTTGCGGGCCTCGGATTTGATGAGCGTCGAGTTACGACGATCGATACGGACGATCCCGATGCGTTGCTGGGTCAACTGAAAGACATCGGACAATTAGCTGCGGTGAAGACGCCTGCGACGTTCAAGACTGTCGGCAAGCGGCGTGACCTGCTTCGCTTCGCGTTGGGCGAACTGCATCGCCTTGCACCGAAGCCAGTTGACGTCATCGCGCTGCCGCACGGCGCGCCGATCGGCGCGGTGAGCGTCGATACCGGCGGATGCACGCTGTGCCTTTCCTGCGTCTCGGCCTGCCCGACCGGTGCGCTGCGCGACGATCCCGACCGTCCGGTACTCAAATTCGTCGAAGATGCCTGCGTGCAATGTGGGTTATGCCAGAGCACCTGTCCCGAGAAGGTCATCACGCTTAAGCCGCAGATCGACTTCCGCGCCGGCCGCGCGCCCGCGATCGTGATCAAGGAGGAAGAGCCTGCGTTTTGCATCCGCTGTGGCACGGCGTTCGGCGTGAAGAGCACGATCGATCGGATCGCGGCAAAGCTGGAGGGCCGGCATTGGATGTATCCGGCCGGCGACAAGCGCCTCGACGCCATCAGAATGTGCGCGGATTGCCGCGTGACGGTAATGAGCGAACAGCAGTTCGATCCCTTCGAGGGCGTGCCGGAACGCGCCCCGCCCCGAACCGCCGAGGATTACGTGCCCCGATCGGAGAGCAAGACCTAA
- a CDS encoding c-type cytochrome: MGLASRARVAVAVVAALAAFAAHAEMAGHGGAVRALAVSPDGESLLSGSFDTAAVRWSLKTEAANEVLRYHVDAVNAVAFLKDGRMITAGADARIAVWTAGRQQPDQILEGHTGPVAALSVSPDGSELASASWDHSVRLWSLADGSSRAFEGHALNVNGVAFAPDGKSLVSVGYDLALRIWRLPDGQSETVALPAPPNAVAVAPDGEIVVASADGKLRMLTADGKPSGEAAAGSAPIIALALSDDGALIAAAGIGGTVAIVERKSRSVLRTLVGPESPVWSVVFLHDAATLVTGGADGKIRRWNVQSGEPVGSNLFGTPADPLATYAGDRGAEVFRACVACHTLSAKEAQRAGPTLAGLFGRRIASLPGYRFSEALKKMEIVWTPETVAKLFEVGPTAYTPGTKMPEQRIGSAEDRRALTDFLSRATSQ, from the coding sequence ATGGGATTGGCTTCGCGCGCAAGGGTCGCGGTGGCCGTCGTTGCCGCCCTAGCTGCGTTCGCCGCACATGCCGAGATGGCAGGCCACGGCGGCGCCGTTCGGGCACTCGCAGTTTCGCCTGATGGGGAAAGCCTATTGTCGGGGAGCTTCGACACGGCGGCCGTCCGCTGGTCGCTGAAGACTGAAGCGGCCAACGAGGTGCTGCGGTATCATGTTGATGCCGTCAATGCGGTCGCTTTCCTGAAGGACGGTCGGATGATCACGGCGGGCGCCGACGCCCGGATTGCGGTGTGGACGGCGGGCCGGCAGCAGCCCGACCAGATCCTTGAGGGGCATACTGGCCCCGTCGCCGCACTCAGCGTCTCGCCGGATGGATCGGAGCTCGCATCGGCCTCGTGGGACCACAGCGTGCGGCTCTGGTCCTTGGCCGATGGTTCATCCCGCGCATTCGAGGGCCACGCACTGAATGTCAATGGCGTTGCCTTCGCTCCCGATGGCAAGTCGCTTGTGAGTGTCGGCTACGATCTTGCGTTGCGCATCTGGCGTTTGCCGGACGGCCAGTCGGAGACTGTGGCATTGCCGGCGCCACCAAACGCGGTCGCTGTCGCGCCCGATGGCGAGATCGTCGTGGCAAGTGCCGACGGCAAGCTGCGCATGCTGACGGCGGATGGAAAGCCATCCGGCGAGGCAGCGGCAGGCTCGGCACCGATCATCGCCCTGGCGCTCTCCGATGACGGGGCACTGATCGCCGCCGCAGGCATCGGCGGCACGGTCGCCATTGTCGAGCGCAAGTCCCGGAGTGTGCTGCGGACGCTCGTTGGACCTGAGTCTCCTGTTTGGTCGGTCGTTTTCCTGCATGATGCAGCGACGCTCGTCACCGGAGGTGCGGACGGAAAGATCCGCCGCTGGAATGTGCAGAGCGGCGAGCCGGTCGGTTCGAACTTGTTTGGGACGCCAGCCGATCCGCTGGCTACCTATGCAGGCGACCGCGGCGCCGAGGTCTTTCGCGCCTGCGTTGCCTGCCACACCCTGTCGGCGAAGGAGGCGCAACGTGCAGGTCCAACGCTTGCCGGATTGTTCGGCCGAAGAATCGCCTCGCTCCCCGGCTACCGGTTTTCCGAGGCGCTCAAGAAGATGGAAATCGTCTGGACCCCGGAGACCGTCGCAAAGCTGTTTGAAGTGGGGCCGACTGCCTACACGCCCGGAACGAAGATGCCGGAGCAGCGAATTGGCTCGGCCGAAGACCGCCGCGCGCTGACGGATTTCCTCTCCCGCGCCACCTCGCAATAG
- a CDS encoding caspase family protein produces MSFYRRLRFCLLLAASLFLASQPAWATKRVALVVGNSSYQNAPLLPNPANDAAAIATTLRGAGFDVVDSRLNLAATDMRRALREFADQAREADIALVYYAGHGIEIDGTNYLIPTDAKLERDTDIYDEAFSLDRVLLAIEPARQLRVVIVDACRNNPFADTMKRTVASRSISRGLARVEPTVSNTLIAFAAKAGLTALDGNSKNSPYATALVKYIAKPGLDLRRAFGFVRDDVLQATGNRQEPYVYGSLGGEDVALVPAPMAEEPTQAANPQSEIRRDYELALQLRNKAALSAFLTQHPDGYYASLAKLQLNQLDAEDARIAATEKARQAEQQQARLKSEGAQRADQEKAAANLKVAEEARIAAERTKQAAQEQAAEAERKRTASEAAIVAALSGTKPAVENNVAASSEAAAPVQDDQGAKLAALSTGPQQTDIAKADIAKSIQSELSRVGCFSGAIDGQWNAASQRSLALFNRHAGTKFDAKLASLDALDAIKLKASRVCPLICDHGYRADGDQCSRITCAEGSFLNDDNECETRRGKKPVAKRNTNERPFRADRSPRERPNPTAEVPRRQATAKSSGGSGQIVCDQYLCRQVRSGCHLEYRGGGGPGGNTGNVEVCH; encoded by the coding sequence ATGAGCTTCTATAGGCGTCTCCGATTTTGTCTTCTCCTTGCCGCTTCGCTATTCCTGGCCTCTCAGCCCGCCTGGGCGACAAAGCGCGTGGCTTTGGTGGTCGGCAATTCCAGCTATCAAAACGCCCCGCTGCTTCCGAACCCGGCCAACGACGCTGCAGCCATCGCCACAACGTTGAGAGGTGCAGGTTTTGATGTGGTTGACTCGAGGCTCAACCTTGCGGCGACCGACATGCGGCGGGCATTGAGAGAATTCGCCGATCAAGCGCGCGAGGCCGACATCGCCCTGGTGTACTATGCAGGTCACGGTATCGAGATCGATGGGACAAACTATCTGATCCCGACAGACGCCAAGCTTGAACGTGACACTGACATCTATGACGAGGCGTTCTCGCTTGACCGTGTCTTGCTGGCGATCGAGCCTGCGCGACAGTTGCGCGTTGTGATTGTCGACGCATGCCGCAACAATCCTTTTGCCGACACGATGAAACGAACGGTTGCCTCGAGGTCGATCAGCCGTGGGCTGGCCAGGGTCGAGCCCACCGTGTCCAACACGCTAATCGCGTTTGCGGCAAAGGCCGGATTAACGGCGCTTGACGGCAACAGTAAGAATAGTCCGTACGCCACGGCTCTCGTGAAGTATATCGCAAAGCCGGGACTCGACCTGCGCAGGGCTTTCGGCTTCGTCCGCGACGACGTCTTGCAAGCCACGGGCAACCGACAGGAGCCGTATGTCTACGGCTCGCTGGGCGGCGAGGACGTTGCGCTGGTTCCTGCTCCCATGGCAGAGGAACCGACGCAAGCGGCCAACCCCCAGTCGGAAATACGTCGCGATTACGAACTGGCCCTGCAGCTCCGCAATAAGGCCGCGCTGAGTGCGTTCCTGACCCAGCATCCGGACGGGTATTACGCAAGTCTGGCCAAGCTTCAGCTCAACCAACTCGATGCCGAGGACGCGCGCATCGCAGCGACAGAGAAGGCGCGGCAGGCCGAGCAGCAGCAAGCGCGGCTCAAGTCCGAAGGCGCCCAGCGTGCCGACCAGGAAAAGGCGGCTGCGAATCTGAAGGTGGCGGAAGAGGCCCGTATTGCTGCCGAGAGGACAAAGCAAGCGGCGCAGGAGCAGGCAGCCGAGGCCGAGCGAAAGCGGACCGCATCGGAAGCCGCGATAGTCGCCGCGCTCTCCGGGACTAAGCCGGCCGTTGAAAATAACGTCGCGGCTAGTTCCGAAGCTGCCGCGCCTGTTCAGGATGACCAGGGCGCCAAGCTTGCTGCGCTGAGCACGGGACCGCAACAGACTGATATCGCCAAGGCCGATATCGCGAAGTCCATCCAAAGCGAATTGAGCCGCGTTGGCTGTTTCAGCGGTGCCATCGACGGTCAATGGAATGCGGCTTCACAGCGCTCGCTGGCCCTCTTCAATCGGCACGCGGGAACCAAATTTGACGCCAAGCTTGCAAGTCTGGACGCGCTTGACGCGATCAAGCTCAAAGCGTCGCGGGTCTGTCCCCTGATCTGCGATCATGGTTACAGGGCTGACGGCGACCAGTGCAGCAGGATCACCTGTGCAGAGGGCTCGTTCCTCAACGACGACAATGAATGCGAGACGCGGCGCGGGAAGAAGCCCGTTGCAAAGCGCAATACCAACGAGCGTCCGTTTCGTGCAGACCGTTCGCCTCGCGAGAGGCCGAACCCGACTGCGGAGGTTCCGCGGCGACAGGCGACTGCGAAGTCCAGCGGCGGGAGCGGCCAGATCGTTTGTGATCAATATCTGTGCCGTCAGGTCAGGAGCGGCTGTCACCTTGAGTACCGTGGCGGTGGCGGTCCCGGCGGCAACACTGGCAATGTCGAGGTCTGTCACTAG
- a CDS encoding DUF4384 domain-containing protein, giving the protein MPSSQPIRTERPWFAFLLLLGSGAASAAPLPPASLHVGTAHAPWLWSVQAARGQTNAASVSLEILPSQTVSVGGKVSFGVTARKPGYLILVDVDAEGRMSQIFPTPELLAQSGGGDINLVKPGVEFVVPTPAARQRGFEYVVAPPTGSAVMIAILSERRVQLLDLPDLPRKLQGQAEALSYLSAWTSELRVPDKSSGKLMSNNWSFDIKSYSIK; this is encoded by the coding sequence ATGCCGTCATCGCAGCCGATCCGCACGGAGCGACCATGGTTCGCATTCCTGCTGCTGTTGGGTAGTGGGGCTGCGTCTGCAGCACCGCTGCCACCGGCATCGCTGCATGTCGGTACAGCGCACGCACCATGGCTCTGGTCCGTACAGGCCGCGCGCGGGCAGACCAATGCCGCAAGTGTGTCTCTTGAGATCCTGCCGAGTCAGACCGTCAGCGTCGGCGGCAAGGTGTCTTTCGGCGTGACCGCCAGGAAGCCGGGATATCTCATTCTGGTCGATGTCGATGCCGAAGGGCGCATGTCCCAGATCTTTCCGACTCCCGAGCTGTTGGCGCAGTCGGGCGGCGGCGACATCAATCTCGTCAAGCCCGGCGTCGAATTCGTCGTTCCGACCCCGGCAGCACGGCAGCGGGGATTTGAATATGTCGTCGCACCGCCGACCGGGTCCGCGGTGATGATTGCGATCCTGAGCGAGCGGCGTGTGCAACTGCTCGACTTGCCCGACTTGCCCCGCAAGCTGCAAGGCCAGGCCGAGGCGTTGAGCTATCTTTCTGCCTGGACCAGTGAGCTGCGCGTGCCGGACAAAAGCAGCGGAAAACTGATGTCGAACAATTGGTCGTTCGACATCAAATCTTATTCCATCAAGTGA
- a CDS encoding caspase family protein, producing the protein MRVPRGLDCKIGWLCATIGLAASIGLTVPYAHAAGGLSISNPDGAAVRALVLGVDDYQHVRKLKGAVADATDIVTSLKSMGVGDVVELTNAQADRASVLREISALVERTKNNDLIFLSIAGHGTQEPERVKGSEPDGMENVFLLPGFETTPTGSVERILGSEFNHFIRQFELRGAKVIFVADTCHGGGMVRDIDPRAEEMSFRQVPRYTLLVDELKPVSDSNDPKSELDFDHTAFLAAVDRYTKAPEVRIPGIDGLRGALSYAIARAVEGSADINHDGKVTLKELFSNVRQVVYQLSDQRQNVVTISSPAQIPETDIAFELTRGVVLIQGPAARAASGQTGAAAPVEGQVPAPSAVTAKASTVPTLAAATNAAPTSVAPTSLRPAAPIRLAALDGKTNYFAGVAPKDVTVQAVQPTDNPDLIWDPVSHDVIAWGDVVAYGVDVASLPTVVDRTAAIRELKRMATRSPQIMRIWPDDRQQRAGQTVEVDLSDVASRAVLLFNVAGDGTIQVLYPVGSDAALARSASLRLPLRVGEPFGAEQVVAVTSQQRMVDLETVLMQLNRRRASGQVIKSLERYLPADARIASIGFFSAP; encoded by the coding sequence ATGCGGGTGCCCAGAGGACTTGATTGCAAGATCGGGTGGCTGTGCGCCACTATCGGGCTCGCTGCGTCGATTGGCCTGACGGTCCCGTACGCACATGCGGCAGGAGGACTGTCGATCAGCAATCCGGACGGGGCGGCCGTACGTGCGCTCGTGCTAGGCGTCGACGACTACCAGCACGTGCGCAAGTTGAAGGGCGCGGTCGCCGACGCCACCGACATCGTGACCAGCTTGAAGTCCATGGGTGTCGGCGACGTCGTCGAGCTGACCAACGCCCAAGCCGACAGGGCAAGCGTCCTGCGCGAGATCAGCGCCCTGGTGGAGCGGACAAAGAACAACGACCTCATCTTTCTGTCGATCGCCGGTCATGGCACCCAGGAGCCGGAGCGCGTCAAGGGCTCCGAGCCGGATGGGATGGAGAACGTGTTCCTCCTGCCGGGCTTCGAAACCACGCCGACCGGGTCGGTCGAGCGTATTCTGGGCAGCGAGTTCAACCATTTCATCCGGCAGTTCGAACTGCGCGGCGCGAAGGTGATCTTCGTGGCTGACACTTGCCACGGCGGCGGAATGGTGCGCGACATCGATCCGCGTGCCGAGGAGATGAGCTTCCGGCAGGTGCCGCGCTACACGCTGCTGGTCGATGAACTGAAACCGGTATCGGACAGCAACGATCCGAAGTCTGAGCTCGATTTCGACCACACCGCGTTCCTGGCTGCGGTTGATCGTTACACCAAGGCGCCCGAAGTGCGGATTCCCGGAATCGATGGCCTGCGCGGGGCTCTCAGCTATGCGATCGCTCGGGCGGTGGAAGGCAGTGCGGACATCAATCACGACGGGAAGGTGACGCTCAAGGAGCTCTTCAGCAATGTTCGCCAGGTGGTCTATCAGCTCTCGGATCAGCGCCAGAACGTCGTGACGATATCATCGCCGGCTCAGATTCCTGAAACCGACATCGCGTTCGAACTGACGCGCGGCGTGGTGCTGATCCAAGGGCCGGCCGCGAGAGCGGCGTCTGGTCAGACCGGAGCAGCGGCGCCCGTCGAGGGGCAGGTGCCCGCGCCGTCGGCTGTCACGGCCAAGGCGTCAACCGTTCCGACCCTTGCCGCTGCGACCAATGCCGCTCCGACCAGCGTCGCGCCGACGTCTCTCCGCCCAGCGGCGCCGATCCGACTGGCCGCGCTCGACGGCAAAACGAACTATTTTGCGGGCGTGGCGCCAAAGGATGTCACGGTGCAGGCTGTTCAACCGACGGACAATCCCGACCTGATCTGGGACCCTGTGTCCCACGACGTGATCGCGTGGGGCGATGTGGTCGCCTATGGGGTGGATGTTGCCAGCTTGCCGACTGTGGTTGACCGGACGGCAGCAATTCGTGAGCTCAAGCGCATGGCGACCCGGTCGCCGCAGATCATGCGTATTTGGCCAGACGATCGTCAACAGCGCGCTGGCCAGACCGTCGAAGTGGACTTGTCTGATGTGGCATCACGGGCGGTGCTGCTATTCAATGTCGCCGGCGATGGCACTATCCAGGTGCTGTATCCGGTGGGTTCTGATGCGGCGCTGGCCCGGTCGGCGAGCTTGCGGCTACCGCTCAGGGTGGGCGAGCCGTTCGGTGCGGAGCAGGTCGTTGCAGTGACCTCGCAGCAACGCATGGTTGATCTTGAGACGGTTCTGATGCAGCTCAATCGACGCCGTGCCTCGGGGCAGGTGATCAAGAGCCTCGAGCGTTACTTGCCTGCGGACGCGCGGATCGCCTCGATCGGCTTCTTTAGCGCTCCCTGA
- a CDS encoding DUF4424 domain-containing protein, with translation MVNGPSTPPSFRSRALMAALLVATGWPAQANDSAAELSIGGLQLVRTNDVAMESEDLRIALDRISVRYQFTNTTTKPVTLTVAFPLPDIDLSEAESIALPSNDPVNFVDFETKVDGSLAPLTIDQRAMVGNKDVSALLREFKLPLLPIGGREIRVADLPAATRTRLVDDGLLMPAGMSDNGRQQYAPGWITKTSAVRQQVFPPTRTVTVEHQYRPSVGSSPDTILRSSLRRSSALSQEVARYRKEYCVQDAFLTELDKRAGNSQANTAKLQERRISYVLKTGANWAGPIRSFKLTIDPGGSDRLVSFCSGRLKASAAGSMLEYTASDFKPDADLKILVIGKF, from the coding sequence ATGGTGAACGGACCGTCCACCCCGCCGTCATTCCGGAGCCGAGCCTTGATGGCCGCGCTGCTGGTTGCGACCGGCTGGCCCGCGCAGGCCAACGACTCGGCGGCCGAATTGTCGATCGGCGGGCTCCAGCTCGTTCGCACCAATGACGTGGCCATGGAAAGCGAGGACCTTCGTATCGCACTCGACAGGATCAGTGTTCGCTACCAATTCACCAACACCACCACCAAGCCGGTCACGCTTACCGTTGCCTTTCCACTGCCCGACATCGACCTGTCGGAGGCGGAGAGCATTGCGCTGCCGTCAAACGATCCGGTCAACTTCGTCGACTTCGAGACCAAGGTCGACGGCAGCCTGGCGCCGCTGACCATCGATCAGCGTGCGATGGTTGGCAACAAGGATGTCAGCGCCCTGCTCCGTGAGTTCAAGCTGCCGCTGCTGCCGATCGGCGGACGCGAAATCCGGGTGGCCGACCTGCCCGCGGCGACCCGAACCCGGCTCGTGGACGACGGGCTTCTGATGCCTGCCGGCATGAGCGACAACGGTCGCCAGCAATATGCCCCAGGCTGGATCACCAAGACGTCGGCTGTGCGCCAGCAGGTGTTTCCGCCCACGCGCACCGTCACCGTCGAACACCAGTATCGGCCGAGCGTCGGCTCCAGCCCTGACACCATCCTGCGCTCGAGCCTGCGCCGCAGCAGCGCTCTCAGTCAGGAAGTCGCGCGTTATCGGAAGGAGTACTGCGTCCAGGATGCGTTCCTCACCGAGCTCGACAAGCGCGCAGGCAACAGCCAGGCCAACACCGCGAAGCTGCAGGAGCGGCGGATATCATACGTGCTCAAGACCGGCGCGAACTGGGCTGGGCCGATCCGCTCGTTCAAGTTGACGATCGACCCAGGCGGCAGCGATCGGTTGGTGAGTTTCTGCTCGGGGCGGCTCAAGGCATCCGCCGCCGGAAGCATGCTTGAATATACCGCAAGCGACTTCAAGCCGGATGCCGACCTGAAGATCCTGGTGATCGGAAAATTCTGA